The proteins below are encoded in one region of Zonotrichia leucophrys gambelii isolate GWCS_2022_RI unplaced genomic scaffold, RI_Zleu_2.0 Scaffold_453_41110, whole genome shotgun sequence:
- the LOC135441724 gene encoding large ribosomal subunit protein eL18, which yields MGIDIRHDKDRKVRRKEPKSQDIYLRLLVKLYRFLARRTNAPFNRVVLKRLFMSRSNRPPLALSRLIRMMRKPGRADRTAVVVGTITDDVRIQDVPKLKVCALRVTRGARTRILRAGGSILTFDQLAMATPKGKGTVLLSGPRKAREVYRHFGKAPGTPHSHTKPYVRSKGPKFERARGRRASRGYKN from the exons ATG GGCATCGACATCCGCCATGACAAGGACCGCAAGGTGCGGCGGAAGGAGCCCAAGAGCCAGGACATCTACCTGCGCCTGCTCGTCAAG CTGTACCGGTTCCTGGCCCGCCGCACCAACGCCCCGTTCAACCGCGTGGTGCTCAAACGCCTCTTCATGAGCCGCTCCAACCGGCCCCCGCTGGCCCTGTCCCGCCTG ATCCGCATGATGCGCAAGCCGGGCCGCGCTGACCGCACGGCCGTGGTGGTCGGGACGATCACGGACGACGTTCGCATCCAGGACGTGCCCAAGCTCAAG GTGTGCGCCCTGCGGGTGACGCGCGGCGCCCGCACGCGGATCCTGCGCGCCGGCGGCTCCATCCTCACCTTCGACCAGCTGGCCATGGCCACGCCCAAGGGCAAGGGCACCGTGCTGCTCTCAG GGCCCCGCAAGGCGCGCGAGGTTTATCGGCACTTCGGGAAAGCGCCCGGGACCCCGCACAGCCACACCAA gcccTACGTGCGCTCCAAGGGCCCCAAGTTCGAGCgcgcccgcggccgccgcgccAGCCGGGGCTACAAGAactga